A region from the Lycium barbarum isolate Lr01 chromosome 8, ASM1917538v2, whole genome shotgun sequence genome encodes:
- the LOC132606184 gene encoding uncharacterized protein LOC132606184 has translation MQLVLSNAREERRNLYLVLFYYALHQINESCIASGTSDYSEDEVQPVAMLLMIADAPEALHISVKLGLEGILELLQRPISSALSKYPNSDRLSMLLGKIVENF, from the coding sequence ATGCAGTTAGTGCTTTCAAATGCAAGGGAAGAAAGAAGGAATTTGTACCTGGTGCTTTTTTATTATGCTTTGCATCAAATAAATGAGTCATGCATAGCTAGTGGAACTTCAGACTACAGTGAGGATGAGGTCCAACCTGTCGCTATGTTGCTTATGATCGCAGATGCACCTGAAGCTTTGCATATATCAGTAAAGCTTGGATTGGAAGGCATCTTGGAGCTTCTGCAACGCCCAATATCTAGTGCATTGTCCAAATATCCAAATTCTGATCGACTTTCTATG